The uncultured Methanomethylovorans sp. genome contains a region encoding:
- a CDS encoding type II secretion system F family protein, which translates to MTNIFFSVAHEIFGEYYDNRRHEYYSLRLNMLRNRMSIGYDMYMSGAVLTSFLCAFFVLIAVNLLFYLIGVPDFTGSRITAPQWMLQFSQYKGIAIWLVLNIITGIFVFSAVYKTFLIYPAIMAGERKRGIERMLPYAINYMSSMAGAGVLPLELFRSLASNDIYKDVAVEARYLVRDIEILGLNLVSGMRNLALTTPSPSLQDFLQGAITVITSGGELEPYFKIKTEQYLIENRQKQKEFLETLGLLGETYVTAFVAGPLFMIVVISIMAIMGGAEMIFLYLIIYAIIPFGSAMFILLISSMTPEA; encoded by the coding sequence ATGACTAACATTTTTTTTAGTGTTGCTCATGAAATATTCGGGGAATATTACGATAACCGAAGGCATGAGTACTATAGTCTTCGACTGAACATGCTCAGGAACAGAATGAGTATAGGCTATGACATGTACATGTCCGGCGCTGTGCTCACTTCATTTTTATGTGCGTTCTTTGTCCTCATTGCTGTCAATCTGCTTTTCTATTTAATAGGAGTACCTGATTTTACAGGATCCAGAATAACTGCTCCACAATGGATGCTTCAGTTCAGCCAGTACAAAGGAATAGCTATATGGTTAGTTTTGAACATTATTACCGGGATCTTTGTATTCAGCGCTGTGTACAAAACATTCTTGATCTATCCAGCTATCATGGCCGGAGAAAGGAAGCGAGGAATAGAGCGTATGCTTCCTTATGCGATTAACTACATGTCCTCAATGGCGGGAGCAGGAGTACTGCCTTTAGAGCTTTTTCGTTCTCTTGCATCTAATGACATATATAAAGATGTGGCAGTGGAAGCCAGATATCTTGTAAGAGATATCGAAATACTGGGACTTAACCTGGTCTCAGGGATGAGGAATCTGGCTCTTACAACCCCTTCGCCCTCGTTACAGGATTTCCTGCAAGGAGCTATCACAGTCATCACATCAGGAGGAGAACTGGAACCCTACTTCAAGATAAAGACAGAACAGTACCTGATAGAGAACAGGCAAAAGCAAAAAGAATTCCTGGAAACTCTGGGTCTCTTAGGTGAAACCTATGTTACGGCTTTTGTTGCCGGACCTTTGTTCATGATAGTTGTCATATCGATCATGGCAATAATGGGAGGAGCTGAAATGATCTTCCTGTATCTGATAATTTATGCAATCATACCCTTTGGAAGTGCAATGTTCATTCTACTTATTAGCAGCATGACACCGGAGGCCTAA
- a CDS encoding PAS domain S-box protein codes for MKPSTKWFFFICVYVMLFVFLANSIQDINYYELGINDWLILSFLFLPLILTGASKVGTIRNLTGRPYGKKYSFYELKTALADTDLGIWELDMNKGNLNVNKRWACMLGYDLEEIKPHISFWNKLTHPDDWKNLFFNSNHEIKGFNGNFQHEIRMQTKHGVWKWIAVNGTVIRHDSQGSPVKIIGTQLDIDHIKKAENEIAHSEHKFKTLFHSANDSIFIQDMDMIILDMNNAACKCLGYNRKELLGKKLLEITSPEFLSKEQEMQRELLKNRYSVYETSYICNDGVILPVEVSSRIIYYENSQTILSIAKDISRRKRVESALNESENKFQYIFNNVNDEIFMQDMNYNLLEVNQIACQRLGYTKEELLKLRPEDIETPDNSPLIKSRMTAISHFKHGIFESEHLRIDGTTYPVELSISIVELDGKKRVLTIARDITERKEAEAAVRKHEIEKEMILDGMEEHVVYHDIDMNILWANKAGCEFFNRERSTIIGKPCHEIWPVGIESNGKDSSIKANIQGIPREIERSTPDGRIWSVKSYPLKEPHGDINGGIMITLDITERKKAQEQIQKFNRELLKINEELQSVDRIKNEFLANLGHELRTPLSSIIGYSELLDSLTLGELNDVQKKASESIYRNAERLRSLIDSLLYLSYVNSGKIEYNFELMHIGSAIDEALARVAGELEDKSITVDKKISNQISFMKGEPAKIQELLHNILDNAIKFSNKNGKIEIDVHLEGENLLIEISDNGIGIPHDEVNNLFTLFHQVDGSMKRRHGGTGVGLYICKNIVAAHNGMIWIVSKEGKGTTVHISLPLKWKAADRKEYIDLTDN; via the coding sequence ATGAAACCAAGTACAAAATGGTTTTTCTTCATATGCGTATATGTGATGCTTTTTGTATTTCTTGCCAATTCTATCCAAGATATCAATTATTATGAGTTGGGTATCAATGATTGGTTAATTCTGTCCTTTCTCTTTTTGCCTTTAATCTTGACTGGTGCTTCTAAAGTGGGAACCATACGCAATTTGACTGGAAGGCCATATGGAAAGAAATATTCTTTTTATGAATTGAAAACTGCTCTTGCAGATACTGACCTGGGAATCTGGGAATTAGATATGAACAAAGGCAATCTCAACGTAAACAAACGTTGGGCATGCATGCTCGGATATGATCTTGAAGAAATAAAACCTCATATTTCTTTCTGGAACAAATTAACTCACCCAGACGACTGGAAAAATCTCTTTTTTAATAGTAACCATGAAATAAAAGGCTTTAATGGCAATTTCCAACATGAGATCCGTATGCAAACTAAGCATGGCGTATGGAAATGGATTGCTGTAAATGGTACTGTAATTCGCCATGATTCACAAGGAAGCCCTGTTAAGATAATAGGTACTCAGCTTGACATAGATCATATAAAGAAAGCTGAGAACGAGATAGCACATTCTGAGCATAAATTCAAAACTTTGTTCCATAGTGCTAACGACTCTATTTTTATTCAGGATATGGACATGATTATTCTGGATATGAATAATGCTGCTTGCAAATGTTTGGGATATAACAGAAAAGAACTGCTTGGAAAAAAGCTACTTGAAATCACCTCCCCGGAATTCCTTTCAAAAGAACAGGAAATGCAAAGAGAATTGTTAAAGAATAGATATTCCGTCTACGAAACATCTTATATTTGCAATGATGGAGTTATACTTCCTGTTGAAGTTAGTAGTCGTATAATATATTATGAGAATTCTCAGACTATTCTCAGCATTGCAAAAGACATAAGTCGCCGCAAAAGAGTTGAATCTGCACTGAACGAATCCGAGAACAAGTTCCAATACATTTTCAACAATGTGAATGATGAGATTTTCATGCAGGACATGAATTATAACTTGCTGGAAGTGAACCAGATTGCCTGCCAAAGACTTGGGTATACAAAAGAAGAGTTATTGAAACTTCGACCTGAAGATATTGAAACCCCTGACAATTCACCCCTCATAAAATCCAGGATGACAGCAATAAGCCATTTCAAACACGGAATATTTGAATCAGAGCACCTGCGTATAGATGGTACTACTTATCCTGTGGAACTAAGCATTAGTATTGTAGAACTCGATGGAAAGAAACGAGTATTAACAATTGCAAGAGACATTACTGAAAGAAAAGAAGCAGAAGCAGCTGTTCGCAAACATGAAATTGAAAAAGAGATGATACTCGACGGAATGGAAGAACATGTTGTGTACCATGACATTGATATGAATATATTATGGGCCAACAAGGCAGGATGCGAGTTCTTCAATAGGGAACGCAGTACAATAATAGGCAAGCCTTGTCATGAAATATGGCCAGTTGGAATTGAGAGCAATGGAAAAGATTCTAGCATAAAGGCCAATATCCAGGGTATTCCAAGAGAAATTGAAAGGTCCACGCCAGATGGAAGAATATGGAGTGTGAAAAGTTATCCATTAAAAGAACCACATGGAGATATCAATGGTGGCATCATGATCACTCTTGACATTACTGAAAGGAAAAAGGCTCAGGAACAAATACAGAAATTCAACAGGGAGTTACTGAAGATCAATGAAGAACTCCAATCTGTAGACAGGATTAAAAATGAATTCCTGGCAAATCTCGGACACGAACTTAGAACTCCACTTAGCTCTATAATAGGATATAGTGAACTGCTGGATTCATTGACACTGGGAGAACTCAATGACGTACAGAAAAAAGCTTCTGAATCAATATATAGAAATGCTGAAAGGTTACGCAGTTTAATAGACTCCTTACTTTATCTAAGCTATGTAAATTCAGGAAAAATAGAATATAATTTTGAACTTATGCACATTGGAAGTGCCATTGATGAAGCTCTTGCCAGAGTTGCAGGGGAACTAGAAGATAAAAGTATAACAGTCGATAAAAAAATCTCAAATCAGATCTCTTTTATGAAAGGTGAACCTGCAAAGATCCAAGAATTGCTGCACAATATACTGGACAACGCCATAAAGTTCTCAAACAAAAATGGAAAAATAGAGATTGACGTCCACTTAGAAGGAGAAAATTTGCTAATAGAGATTTCTGATAATGGGATTGGAATACCTCATGATGAAGTAAATAATCTTTTCACGCTTTTCCATCAGGTAGATGGTTCTATGAAACGCAGACATGGAGGAACTGGAGTAGGGCTATATATATGTAAAAATATAGTTGCAGCACATAATGGTATGATATGGATTGTAAGTAAGGAAGGCAAAGGTACTACAGTACACATATCACTTCCTTTGAAGTGGAAAGCTGCAGACAGAAAAGAGTATATAGACCTCACTGACAATTAG
- a CDS encoding type II secretion system F family protein — translation MEWKKLFKNELPLDPNLDEETLRQIEETTVRVGLENSRKNVILKQFIKNPYETLCIYPDYTFILSVPLALIFLILGLIRNWPNPIVDDIVFFSILTAIAPASVMYQKKMKHVSKIEEYLPTFLRDISEMSRAGLTLPRAVATVAKGEYGELSKEIKKMNTLMSWGVSFENSLLTFAKKMNTALIGRSVALITQASKAGGKVSQVLEAAARDATEVKQLERERKGNMMVYLVIIYMSFFVFLFVIAMLSTTFVPTMATAGQAATDAGAGSQFMGAFNPDLFIRIMFHASLIQGFFSGLVAGQMGEGATTAGLKHSIILSMIAWVTFTFFI, via the coding sequence ATGGAATGGAAAAAACTCTTTAAGAATGAGTTACCTCTGGACCCAAACCTTGATGAGGAAACGCTTCGTCAGATAGAAGAGACTACAGTACGCGTTGGATTGGAGAATTCCCGTAAGAACGTTATCTTAAAGCAGTTCATAAAAAATCCCTATGAAACACTGTGTATCTACCCGGATTACACCTTCATTTTGAGTGTACCTCTGGCACTTATATTCCTCATATTAGGCCTTATACGCAATTGGCCTAATCCGATAGTAGATGACATAGTTTTCTTTAGTATTCTAACGGCAATAGCTCCTGCTTCAGTCATGTACCAGAAAAAAATGAAGCACGTTAGTAAAATAGAGGAATACTTGCCTACTTTCCTAAGAGACATTTCTGAGATGAGCCGCGCAGGGCTTACTCTTCCCAGAGCTGTGGCAACTGTCGCAAAAGGAGAATATGGAGAGCTTTCCAAAGAAATCAAAAAGATGAATACTCTCATGTCCTGGGGAGTTTCTTTTGAAAACTCACTGCTCACTTTTGCTAAAAAGATGAACACAGCCCTTATTGGCAGATCTGTTGCCTTGATCACTCAGGCAAGCAAAGCTGGAGGAAAAGTTTCCCAGGTACTGGAAGCTGCAGCCAGAGACGCCACAGAAGTCAAACAGCTTGAAAGAGAACGAAAAGGTAACATGATGGTGTATCTGGTGATCATCTACATGTCTTTCTTTGTGTTTCTCTTTGTCATAGCTATGCTTTCAACGACCTTCGTGCCTACCATGGCCACAGCAGGGCAGGCTGCCACGGATGCAGGTGCCGGAAGTCAGTTCATGGGTGCATTCAACCCAGATCTGTTCATAAGAATAATGTTCCATGCATCTCTCATCCAGGGATTCTTCAGCGGACTTGTAGCAGGACAGATGGGAGAAGGCGCAACAACTGCTGGCCTTAAGCATTCTATAATTCTTTCAATGATAGCTTGGGTTACATTCACCTTTTTTATCTGA
- a CDS encoding type II/IV secretion system ATPase subunit, which yields MDLADEIQHSGNASEVPPPALQGTNNDNKNSGSEEAIDLLLSDISNDNSSYGTADDLKSRLADDHIKLISNHNIDFDGNTGWEQKVRNIIDSKELAIEYGAKVEEEKQVPLHQRLIDLISNKEEFEEDYNIAIHGPIVEFATPEGSNFKEIEMYAVNPPYAYIRVAYNPITHEYQYQVLEPLLSEEENKLLGNMKQQLIETLELNLKETDHKGAEKYLREYSIKYLKEYKIDISVRKRERVMYHLIRDFLGFGRIDPLMRDMRLEDVSCDGPNTPIYVFHKSYNSVPTNVIFSDDDELDAFAIRIAQLCGRHISIANPLLDATMPDGSRIQLTLGREVTTRGSTFTIRRFNENPITPANLVNYHTFSTAMMAYLWMAVDSSKSIVFVGGTASGKTTAMNAVSLFIQPEMKIVSIEDTRELNLSHPNWIPGVTRESFAGEERGSIQMYELLRAALRQRPEYILVGEVRGAEAYVLFQAMSTGHTTFSTMHADSVQSVVHRLENPPINVPRIMIQALDIVSIQAQVKVNDERVRRCKSLTEIVGVDPRTGELLTNEVFIWDAAKDAFQYSGRSYILESIMENRGWTEDKLKDELKKRQDILEWTRVKKISHYKDFAKLVVTYGREPETIMKQVRQDMND from the coding sequence ATGGATCTTGCCGATGAAATCCAACATAGCGGGAATGCAAGTGAAGTTCCTCCCCCTGCACTTCAGGGAACCAATAATGACAATAAAAATTCCGGATCAGAAGAAGCTATTGATCTTCTACTTTCAGACATTAGCAATGATAATTCTTCTTATGGCACTGCAGATGATCTGAAATCTCGTCTAGCAGATGACCATATCAAATTGATTTCAAACCATAATATTGATTTTGACGGAAACACCGGATGGGAACAGAAAGTAAGGAACATTATCGATAGCAAAGAACTTGCTATAGAGTATGGAGCAAAGGTGGAGGAAGAAAAACAAGTTCCCCTACACCAGCGACTGATAGACCTTATATCTAATAAAGAGGAATTTGAAGAGGACTACAATATCGCAATACATGGTCCTATCGTTGAGTTTGCTACTCCTGAAGGAAGCAATTTCAAAGAGATAGAGATGTATGCGGTCAATCCGCCATATGCCTACATCAGAGTTGCATATAATCCAATTACACATGAATATCAATATCAGGTTCTTGAACCTCTGCTTTCAGAAGAGGAGAATAAACTGCTGGGAAATATGAAACAGCAGTTGATAGAGACACTTGAACTTAATCTAAAAGAAACTGATCACAAGGGTGCTGAAAAATATCTAAGAGAATATAGTATAAAATATTTAAAAGAGTACAAAATTGATATTTCAGTCCGTAAAAGGGAAAGAGTGATGTATCACTTGATTAGGGACTTCCTCGGGTTTGGAAGAATAGATCCACTCATGCGTGATATGAGACTTGAGGATGTATCATGTGATGGCCCAAATACTCCCATCTATGTATTCCACAAATCCTACAATTCAGTTCCCACTAATGTGATCTTTTCTGATGATGATGAGCTTGACGCCTTCGCTATAAGGATTGCCCAGTTATGTGGAAGACACATATCTATAGCTAACCCACTTCTTGATGCAACAATGCCAGATGGGTCACGTATCCAGCTTACTCTTGGAAGGGAGGTTACCACTCGTGGAAGCACGTTTACCATAAGACGGTTCAATGAGAATCCCATCACTCCGGCAAATCTCGTCAATTACCATACGTTCTCCACAGCCATGATGGCATACCTGTGGATGGCTGTGGATTCAAGTAAAAGCATAGTGTTCGTGGGAGGTACAGCATCAGGTAAAACAACTGCAATGAATGCAGTATCACTTTTTATCCAGCCTGAAATGAAAATCGTATCCATTGAAGATACAAGGGAACTAAACCTTTCACATCCTAACTGGATACCAGGTGTGACTAGGGAATCTTTTGCAGGCGAGGAAAGAGGTTCTATTCAAATGTATGAGCTTCTGAGGGCAGCTCTTAGACAAAGACCCGAGTACATTCTTGTAGGTGAAGTGCGTGGAGCAGAAGCGTATGTGCTTTTCCAGGCAATGTCAACAGGCCATACTACATTCTCTACTATGCATGCTGACTCCGTGCAATCTGTGGTACACAGACTTGAGAACCCTCCAATTAATGTTCCAAGGATTATGATACAGGCTCTTGACATTGTTTCTATTCAGGCCCAGGTAAAAGTGAATGATGAAAGGGTGAGAAGATGCAAATCCCTAACGGAAATAGTGGGTGTAGATCCAAGAACTGGTGAATTGCTTACAAATGAGGTTTTCATCTGGGATGCAGCAAAGGATGCTTTCCAATATTCAGGTCGTTCATACATCCTAGAAAGCATAATGGAAAACAGGGGATGGACTGAAGATAAACTCAAAGACGAGCTTAAGAAAAGACAGGACATTCTAGAATGGACGCGTGTAAAGAAGATCAGCCACTACAAGGACTTTGCTAAACTTGTTGTGACATACGGTAGAGAACCTGAAACTATAATGAAGCAAGTAAGGCAGGATATGAATGACTAA
- a CDS encoding DUF367 family protein, translating into MENSMSREIHLYLYHAGQCDPKKCTGKKMVRFKLARLVEKVNAIPRGSILLDPMAEKALSPADKVTKGLTVLDCSWEHVESVFPQLLMLDLQHRALPFLVAGNPVNFGRPFKLTSVEAFAASLYILGYKEQAASILTKFNWGHTFLELNREPLEDYSMAKDSKDILKIQAEYI; encoded by the coding sequence ATGGAAAACAGTATGTCAAGAGAAATTCATCTATATCTTTATCATGCAGGACAGTGCGATCCTAAAAAGTGCACTGGTAAGAAAATGGTGCGCTTCAAGCTCGCTCGCTTGGTGGAGAAAGTAAATGCTATTCCCAGAGGTTCTATTCTTCTTGATCCGATGGCTGAAAAAGCTCTTTCTCCGGCAGATAAGGTAACAAAAGGTCTTACAGTGCTTGATTGCTCTTGGGAGCATGTAGAATCTGTTTTTCCCCAGTTACTCATGCTTGACCTGCAGCATCGTGCTTTGCCTTTTCTTGTTGCAGGCAATCCGGTTAACTTTGGCCGTCCTTTTAAACTTACATCTGTGGAAGCTTTTGCTGCTTCTTTGTATATACTTGGATATAAGGAGCAAGCAGCTTCTATACTCACCAAGTTCAACTGGGGCCATACTTTTCTGGAGCTTAACAGGGAGCCTCTGGAAGATTATTCTATGGCCAAGGACAGTAAGGACATACTTAAAATCCAGGCCGAATATATATAA
- a CDS encoding ATP-binding protein — MANAMVPVDRALINLHIEIRDYFVFTDPMVRKVFSNLANNVIKHSKATNLVITTVEEKDYLLVVFQDDGIVIKEAGVPGRRARFELVFSSGQYKTSV; from the coding sequence TTGGCCAACGCTATGGTTCCTGTAGATAGGGCACTGATAAATTTACACATAGAGATAAGAGATTATTTTGTTTTCACTGACCCGATGGTAAGAAAAGTGTTCTCTAATCTGGCCAACAATGTAATCAAGCACAGCAAGGCCACCAACCTTGTCATCACCACTGTGGAAGAAAAAGATTACTTATTGGTAGTATTCCAAGATGACGGTATTGTAATAAAAGAGGCCGGTGTACCAGGTAGAAGAGCGCGATTTGAGCTGGTATTCTCTTCTGGACAGTACAAAACTTCTGTATAA
- a CDS encoding transcriptional regulator: MTDNTQIVLDAMKNAGKPLRPGDVAKMTGIDSKEVSKIISSLKEEGKVISPKRCYYSAE, translated from the coding sequence ATGACTGATAATACACAGATTGTCCTTGATGCCATGAAGAACGCCGGGAAGCCACTAAGACCGGGAGATGTTGCAAAGATGACCGGAATTGACAGCAAAGAAGTGAGCAAGATAATTAGTTCCCTAAAAGAAGAAGGAAAGGTTATCTCTCCCAAGAGATGCTATTATTCTGCTGAATAA
- the minD gene encoding cell division ATPase MinD gives MNKVVKKMAAKIYTITSGKGGTGKSIFAVNLAAALAGLAKKTLLIDADLGMANIGLMLGLENKKITLHEVLADEANVSDTLCDGPNGLKILPCGISLQGFKKADPSKLKDVIAELAPNFEFIIIDTPTGMNHITATAIELCNEVLLVLTPEITSIADGSKMKTVAALLGKEVTGVVLNRTVPVHDEPYREKLAKSLDLKILEVLPDDVSVPNSIVGKSPVVTKYPYSEISIAVNRFAALICGIKMPDEEMKGQKKQKAEKSRLAGNKLPFSQSKK, from the coding sequence ATGAACAAAGTTGTGAAGAAGATGGCTGCCAAAATATACACAATAACTTCCGGAAAAGGAGGGACTGGTAAAAGCATATTTGCTGTCAATCTGGCAGCAGCACTTGCCGGCCTTGCAAAAAAGACTCTTTTGATCGATGCTGACCTTGGCATGGCAAATATAGGTCTTATGCTGGGGTTGGAGAATAAGAAAATCACACTACACGAAGTATTGGCTGATGAAGCAAATGTCTCTGATACACTGTGCGACGGGCCTAATGGTCTTAAGATCCTTCCCTGTGGCATATCCTTGCAGGGTTTCAAAAAAGCAGATCCATCCAAGCTTAAAGATGTTATAGCTGAACTTGCACCAAATTTTGAATTCATAATTATTGACACTCCTACGGGAATGAACCACATAACTGCCACTGCCATAGAACTATGCAATGAAGTTTTACTGGTACTTACACCTGAAATAACCTCTATTGCAGATGGCTCCAAGATGAAAACAGTTGCAGCATTATTAGGAAAAGAAGTTACAGGTGTGGTACTTAACAGAACTGTGCCAGTACACGATGAACCATATAGGGAAAAGCTTGCAAAATCACTTGATCTGAAAATACTAGAAGTACTTCCTGATGATGTAAGCGTGCCCAACAGCATTGTAGGAAAAAGTCCAGTAGTTACAAAATATCCGTATTCTGAGATCTCTATAGCAGTTAACAGGTTTGCAGCATTGATCTGTGGAATAAAGATGCCCGATGAAGAGATGAAAGGACAAAAGAAGCAAAAAGCAGAAAAGAGTCGGCTTGCAGGTAATAAGTTGCCTTTCTCCCAGTCTAAGAAATAA
- a CDS encoding FumA C-terminus/TtdB family hydratase beta subunit: MSTYELVTPLKFEDVKKLYVGDVVYISGTVYTARDEAHAHILGLDEAGEKLPIDLEGAVIYHCGPLMVQEKNDKWKAVASGPTTSARMAKMTPKLLEKHNVRALIGKGGMQGVTKVLKDRCVYLAYTGGCAALAAGSIKKVRSVHWPQFGMPEAVWELEVERFGPLVVGIDAHGNDLFEKVREQALKAFCQLR; encoded by the coding sequence ATGAGCACTTATGAGTTAGTTACACCTCTTAAATTTGAAGATGTGAAAAAACTCTATGTGGGTGATGTCGTATACATTAGTGGTACTGTGTACACTGCAAGAGATGAAGCCCATGCTCACATACTGGGATTGGATGAAGCGGGTGAAAAACTACCCATTGACCTTGAAGGTGCGGTAATTTATCATTGTGGCCCCCTGATGGTTCAAGAAAAAAATGATAAGTGGAAAGCAGTCGCTTCCGGGCCCACCACAAGTGCCAGAATGGCTAAGATGACGCCAAAACTGCTTGAAAAACATAATGTGCGTGCCCTCATTGGTAAAGGAGGCATGCAAGGAGTAACTAAGGTCCTAAAGGATAGGTGTGTGTATCTTGCCTATACGGGGGGATGTGCCGCCCTTGCAGCAGGTTCTATTAAAAAGGTCAGATCGGTACATTGGCCACAATTCGGAATGCCCGAAGCCGTATGGGAACTTGAAGTTGAACGCTTTGGTCCCCTTGTAGTTGGCATAGATGCTCATGGTAACGATCTTTTTGAAAAAGTGAGGGAACAAGCCCTCAAGGCTTTCTGCCAGCTCAGATAA
- a CDS encoding fumarate hydratase, with the protein MTIRITYEDVAIATVEVIREAETCLPYDVVYAIENAYNREVSEIAKAQLAAILKNIEISKKQLIPMCQDTGIMVFFVEIGRSLIIDFDLEGAIIEGVRRATIQVPLRPNAVSPLSRKNSEDNTGAGLPDINYSFVEGNKLSITVAPKGAGSENMSALRMLNPTETSKIKEVVLETVLKAGGMPCPPIVVGVGIGGSFDKAARLAKQALLMEMDNMDAFELELLNDINKLGIGTMGMGGSITALAVHVKQAHCHTASLPVAVNIQCWANRHATVVLGGKA; encoded by the coding sequence TTGACAATACGAATAACTTATGAGGACGTAGCTATAGCAACAGTGGAAGTTATAAGAGAAGCGGAGACTTGCCTTCCTTATGATGTGGTCTATGCCATTGAAAATGCATACAATAGAGAAGTATCTGAAATTGCCAAAGCGCAGCTTGCAGCAATCTTAAAGAACATTGAAATCTCCAAAAAGCAGTTAATACCCATGTGCCAGGACACAGGTATTATGGTATTCTTTGTAGAGATTGGCCGTTCCTTGATAATCGATTTTGATCTTGAAGGTGCTATCATTGAAGGTGTGCGCCGTGCAACAATACAAGTGCCGCTTAGACCAAATGCCGTATCACCTCTTTCCAGAAAGAACAGTGAGGACAATACAGGCGCAGGCCTTCCGGACATTAACTACAGTTTTGTAGAAGGCAACAAGCTTAGCATCACAGTAGCTCCTAAGGGTGCAGGCTCTGAGAACATGAGCGCTTTACGCATGTTAAACCCCACCGAGACCTCAAAGATAAAAGAAGTTGTGCTGGAAACGGTGCTTAAAGCAGGTGGCATGCCGTGTCCTCCCATCGTTGTGGGAGTAGGTATCGGAGGCTCTTTTGATAAAGCAGCAAGGCTTGCAAAGCAAGCTCTTCTAATGGAGATGGATAATATGGATGCTTTTGAACTTGAGCTGCTTAATGACATCAATAAGCTGGGAATAGGTACCATGGGAATGGGTGGCAGCATAACTGCTCTTGCTGTGCATGTTAAGCAGGCACACTGCCATACTGCATCATTGCCCGTGGCAGTCAATATACAATGCTGGGCAAACAGGCATGCCACTGTAGTCTTGGGAGGGAAAGCATGA